A genomic window from Streptomyces sp. NBC_00234 includes:
- a CDS encoding aldo/keto reductase produces the protein MTSIPHITLNNGVDMPQLGFGVFQVPDEETTAAVSTALAAGYRSIDTAAIYGNERGVGRAIADSGISRDELFVTTKLWNADQGYDSTLTAFDASLDKLGLDHVDLYLIHWPTPARDLYTDTWRALEKLVADGRTRAIGVSNFQPDHLQRLLDHTGTVPAVNQVELHPGLQQKELRDFHALHGVVTEAWSPLAQGALLKDEVITSVAARHGVTPAQVVLRWHLQIGNVVIPKSVTPQRIRQNLDVFGFALTDADIEAITSLDSGLRTGPDPDTLN, from the coding sequence ATGACCTCCATCCCCCACATCACCCTCAACAACGGCGTCGACATGCCGCAGCTGGGATTCGGCGTCTTCCAGGTCCCCGACGAGGAGACCACCGCCGCCGTGAGCACAGCCCTCGCGGCCGGCTACCGCAGCATCGACACCGCCGCGATCTACGGCAACGAGCGCGGCGTCGGCCGCGCGATCGCCGACTCCGGCATCAGCCGGGACGAGCTGTTCGTGACCACCAAGCTGTGGAACGCCGACCAGGGCTACGACAGCACCCTCACCGCGTTCGACGCCTCCCTGGACAAGCTCGGTCTCGACCACGTCGACCTCTACCTGATCCACTGGCCCACCCCGGCCCGCGACCTGTACACCGACACCTGGCGCGCCCTCGAAAAGCTGGTGGCCGACGGGCGCACCCGAGCGATAGGCGTCTCCAACTTCCAGCCCGACCACCTCCAGCGCCTCCTGGACCACACCGGAACCGTGCCGGCCGTCAACCAGGTCGAGCTGCACCCGGGGCTGCAGCAGAAGGAGCTGCGCGACTTCCACGCCCTGCACGGCGTCGTCACCGAGGCATGGAGCCCGCTCGCCCAGGGCGCACTGCTCAAGGACGAGGTGATCACGTCCGTCGCCGCCCGTCACGGCGTCACACCCGCGCAGGTCGTCCTGCGCTGGCACCTGCAGATCGGGAACGTGGTCATCCCCAAGTCCGTGACCCCGCAGCGCATCCGCCAGAACCTCGACGTCTTCGGCTTCGCGCTGACGGATGCCGACATCGAGGCCATCACCTCGCTCGACAGCGGCCTGCGCACCGGCCCCGATCCCGACACGCTCAACTGA
- a CDS encoding aldo/keto reductase, with the protein MSLGHLLPSPLGFGTAPLGNMFRAIPDDEATATVEAAWNHGIRYFDTAPFYGAGLSEIRLGTVLSQHHRDSYVLSTKVGRVVLDEVEDPAARQLGEKGGLFEHGRPNRMVNDYTADATLRSIEDSLKRLNTDRLDIVWVHDVAQDFYGDAWLAMYESARTGAFRVLEGLREEGVIKAWGLGVNRVEPLELTLDLDEPKPDAFLLAGRYTLLDHDRALQRLLPAAAAQNVDIVVGGPYSSGILAGGQHFEYQKAPADIVAKVERIKALARTHGVGIKAAALQFSLAHPATVAAIPGATRPSRIAEDTAALTESVPAEFWAALREERLIAPDAPVPTA; encoded by the coding sequence ATGAGCCTTGGACACCTGCTCCCCTCCCCCCTCGGATTCGGCACGGCCCCGCTGGGCAACATGTTCCGCGCCATCCCCGACGACGAGGCCACGGCCACGGTCGAGGCCGCTTGGAACCACGGAATCCGTTACTTCGACACGGCACCGTTCTACGGTGCGGGCCTGTCCGAGATCCGGCTCGGCACCGTCCTGTCGCAGCACCACCGCGACAGCTACGTCCTGAGCACCAAGGTCGGCCGCGTCGTCCTGGACGAGGTGGAGGACCCGGCTGCCCGGCAACTGGGCGAGAAGGGCGGCCTCTTCGAGCACGGCCGCCCGAACCGGATGGTGAACGACTACACGGCGGACGCCACCCTGCGTTCCATCGAGGACAGCCTCAAGCGGCTCAACACGGACCGGCTGGACATCGTGTGGGTTCACGACGTGGCACAGGACTTCTACGGCGACGCGTGGCTGGCCATGTACGAGAGCGCCCGGACCGGCGCCTTCCGCGTCCTGGAGGGACTGCGGGAGGAAGGCGTCATCAAGGCATGGGGGCTGGGCGTCAACCGGGTCGAGCCCCTGGAGCTGACCCTGGACCTCGACGAGCCGAAGCCGGACGCGTTCCTGCTCGCCGGCCGCTACACCCTCCTCGACCACGACCGCGCCCTGCAGCGGCTGCTGCCGGCCGCCGCCGCCCAGAACGTCGACATCGTCGTCGGCGGACCGTACAGCTCGGGCATCCTCGCCGGCGGACAGCACTTCGAGTACCAGAAGGCCCCTGCGGACATCGTCGCCAAGGTGGAGCGCATCAAGGCGCTCGCCCGGACGCACGGCGTGGGGATCAAGGCAGCCGCTCTGCAGTTCTCCCTGGCTCATCCCGCCACCGTGGCGGCGATTCCCGGCGCCACCAGGCCGAGCCGCATCGCCGAGGACACCGCCGCGCTCACCGAGTCGGTACCCGCGGAGTTCTGGGCGGCGCTGCGCGAGGAGCGGCTGATCGCTCCCGACGCCCCCGTCCCGACCGCCTGA
- a CDS encoding SRPBCC family protein — MASTVASIRLPRSADQVWQLIGGFDSLPDWLPYIPSSRLSEGGRVRSLTNQEGGVIVERLESFDNTARTYTYSILRAPFPVADYRSTLAVHELPGGTGARVEWSGTFTPVGVGGEEAISLFHAIYTDGLTALEATLTT, encoded by the coding sequence ATGGCTTCCACCGTCGCGTCCATCCGACTCCCCCGGTCGGCGGACCAGGTCTGGCAACTGATCGGCGGATTCGACTCGTTGCCCGACTGGCTCCCGTACATCCCGTCCAGCCGGCTCAGCGAGGGTGGCCGGGTCCGCAGCCTCACCAACCAGGAGGGCGGCGTCATCGTCGAACGCCTCGAATCCTTCGACAACACCGCCCGCACGTACACCTACTCCATCCTCCGGGCGCCCTTCCCCGTCGCGGACTACCGCTCCACACTCGCGGTGCACGAACTGCCGGGCGGAACAGGGGCGCGGGTGGAGTGGTCCGGAACGTTCACTCCTGTCGGTGTCGGCGGCGAGGAGGCGATCTCCCTCTTCCACGCGATCTACACCGACGGGCTCACCGCGCTCGAGGCCACGCTCACGACCTGA
- a CDS encoding SDR family oxidoreductase: MRIAVAGGTGVVGRYVVEELAAAGHEPVVLARSRGVDLVSGAGLDAAMQDVVAVVDVSNRATTSGKKACAFFRTAGRNLLGSGARAGVRHHVALSIVGIDRVDFGYYRGKLVQEDVVTNGPTPWTVLRATQFHELAEQTLDRVPKPFAVVPRMRTQPIAAREVAQHLAQLVVAPAQGRAADLAGPQVEQFVDMARRVLRARHERRLLVPVTLPGATGAAMKGDGLLPTGPGPRGRQTFEEWLAHHGDQ, translated from the coding sequence ATGCGGATCGCAGTAGCAGGCGGAACCGGGGTGGTCGGACGGTACGTGGTCGAGGAACTGGCCGCGGCCGGTCACGAGCCCGTGGTGCTGGCACGTTCACGAGGCGTGGACCTGGTCTCGGGTGCCGGGCTCGACGCGGCGATGCAGGACGTGGTGGCGGTCGTCGACGTGAGCAACAGGGCGACCACGAGCGGCAAGAAGGCGTGCGCGTTCTTCCGGACCGCCGGCCGTAATCTCCTGGGATCCGGAGCGCGGGCCGGGGTCCGCCACCACGTCGCGTTGTCCATCGTCGGAATCGACCGGGTCGACTTCGGCTACTACCGGGGGAAACTGGTCCAGGAGGACGTGGTGACGAACGGTCCGACCCCGTGGACCGTCTTGCGTGCCACGCAGTTCCACGAGCTCGCGGAGCAGACGCTCGACCGGGTGCCGAAACCGTTCGCCGTCGTGCCCCGCATGCGGACGCAGCCGATCGCGGCCCGCGAGGTCGCCCAGCACCTCGCGCAGCTCGTCGTGGCCCCGGCGCAGGGCAGGGCCGCCGACCTCGCCGGACCGCAGGTCGAGCAGTTCGTCGACATGGCGCGCCGCGTGCTGCGGGCCCGGCACGAGCGCCGCCTGCTGGTGCCGGTCACTCTCCCCGGCGCCACGGGTGCGGCCATGAAGGGCGACGGTCTGCTGCCGACCGGGCCGGGGCCGCGGGGCCGCCAGACCTTCGAGGAATGGCTTGCCCACCACGGCGATCAGTAG
- a CDS encoding HIT family protein, with product MAGDGCIFCSVVHGRADASIVHEDDSVIAFMDLQPVNPGHVLVVPKTHAVGLEDLPEDVGVHVWKVAHRLGRALRRSGLRCEGVNLLLADGEAAFQEVFHVHLHVFPRFTGDPFRISADWRVQERKQLDETSAALRSGLAVLDTSQS from the coding sequence GTGGCAGGCGACGGATGCATCTTCTGTTCGGTGGTGCACGGTCGGGCGGACGCCAGCATCGTCCACGAGGACGATTCGGTGATCGCCTTCATGGATCTCCAGCCCGTCAATCCGGGCCACGTGCTGGTCGTTCCCAAGACGCACGCGGTGGGGCTCGAGGATCTTCCGGAGGACGTCGGTGTCCACGTCTGGAAGGTGGCGCACCGTCTGGGGCGGGCCCTGCGCCGGTCGGGTCTGCGGTGCGAGGGCGTCAACCTGCTGCTCGCGGACGGCGAAGCGGCCTTCCAGGAGGTCTTCCACGTGCACCTGCATGTCTTCCCCCGCTTCACCGGTGACCCCTTCCGCATCAGTGCCGACTGGCGCGTGCAGGAAAGGAAGCAGCTCGACGAGACGTCGGCCGCTCTCCGTAGCGGTCTCGCCGTCTTGGACACCTCTCAGTCCTGA
- a CDS encoding PDZ domain-containing protein: MNGTSEPHHRTHATAPRPTVRAVTFVTACALGAGLALVAVPPAASAATGSATIHVDPSGRDAGRGTAARPFRTLEHAQKAARDVAKLGTRPVQVVVHGGVYHLPAPLTFTSADSGTADAPVRYSAAPGERPVLSGGRSLAPNWVPYADGIQVADIGSGLDFDGLFLDGVRQTLARYPDVDPKTAILGGYAADALSPQRVARWKNPTTALVRGLHNGMWGGNSFKVTGVDADGSPTLRWVGDNNRGSGLHATYRMVENVFEELDAPGEWFYDKPAGKLYVLPPQGADLTTAKVETAEQDELIRVEGKDAATPVHHLTFDGLTYTRTHRTLFDQPYEKLQLGDWAIARAGAVHLKNTEDVTVSGSLFDQLGGNGVFVDGYNSRTTVSGNEFSRSGATDVAVIGSRDAVREPSTWDAMRTSITDTTPGPQSENYPRDIAVRDNYMHDNGQFEKQTSGVQISMSRRVTVDGNTIHDGPRACVDINDGTWGGHVIENNDIFNCVKETSDHGPVNAWGRDRFWPLAADDATKKSYAKLDADTTVIRHNRIRHSEHWDIDLDDGSSNFLVENNLLLNGGVKLREGFHRTVRNNIFVNGGGHFHVWYADSGDVVEKNLFITGDPYDLIQVDMARSRPRIDNNLFWNDGKAVPDIDATWRAKGLDTHSVVADPKFTGTSPFTDRAKLDYTVAPDSPALALGFTNIPMTGFGRAGSPTPPPLEWRLPATQDTMDALSEPLLGARITRIYSDEIKSSTGLTDTDGLYVQSAPDTSDAYRQGLRGNDVVREIDGRPVTDRNSFWTAWNSTAPGGQVTLKIWRNQAATQLTLRRPDDGEQLNNTSGVVYAGSGWDWKNASRGGGGGYLDDVHATQTPGDSFELAFNGTAIDVITQVNTDEGEVDLYLDGALVATIDNHNDTRVHQKTVFSTSGLSPGVHTLKGVMKTGSYFIVDSFRTR; the protein is encoded by the coding sequence GTGAACGGGACGTCAGAGCCGCACCACAGAACACATGCCACCGCTCCCCGGCCGACCGTACGGGCCGTCACCTTCGTGACCGCCTGCGCGCTCGGGGCGGGCCTCGCTCTCGTCGCGGTCCCGCCCGCGGCGTCGGCCGCGACCGGGAGTGCGACCATTCATGTCGATCCGTCAGGCAGGGACGCGGGCCGTGGCACCGCGGCCCGCCCCTTCCGTACGCTGGAACACGCTCAGAAGGCCGCCCGGGACGTCGCGAAGCTCGGAACGCGTCCCGTCCAGGTCGTCGTGCACGGGGGCGTCTACCACCTCCCGGCCCCGCTGACGTTCACCTCCGCGGACTCCGGCACCGCCGACGCGCCCGTCCGCTACAGCGCCGCTCCTGGCGAGCGGCCCGTCCTCAGCGGCGGCCGGTCGCTCGCACCGAACTGGGTGCCGTACGCGGACGGGATACAGGTCGCCGACATCGGGAGCGGGCTCGACTTCGACGGGCTCTTCCTCGACGGCGTACGCCAGACGCTGGCCCGCTATCCCGACGTCGACCCGAAGACCGCCATTCTCGGTGGGTACGCGGCCGACGCGCTGTCCCCTCAGCGGGTGGCCCGCTGGAAGAACCCGACGACCGCCCTCGTCCGCGGCCTCCACAACGGCATGTGGGGCGGCAACTCCTTCAAGGTGACCGGCGTGGACGCCGACGGCAGCCCCACCCTCCGATGGGTGGGCGACAACAACCGGGGAAGCGGTCTGCACGCCACGTACCGCATGGTCGAGAACGTCTTCGAGGAACTGGACGCGCCCGGCGAGTGGTTCTACGACAAGCCGGCGGGCAAGCTCTACGTCCTCCCGCCCCAGGGCGCCGACCTCACGACGGCGAAGGTGGAGACGGCGGAGCAGGACGAACTGATCCGCGTCGAAGGCAAGGATGCGGCCACGCCGGTTCACCACCTCACGTTCGACGGCCTGACCTACACGCGCACCCACCGCACGCTCTTCGACCAGCCCTACGAGAAACTCCAGCTCGGCGACTGGGCCATCGCCCGCGCCGGCGCCGTCCACCTCAAGAACACCGAGGACGTGACGGTCAGCGGCTCACTCTTCGACCAACTGGGCGGCAACGGCGTCTTCGTCGACGGCTACAACAGTCGTACCACCGTGTCCGGGAACGAGTTCAGCCGTTCCGGTGCGACCGATGTGGCCGTCATCGGCAGCAGGGACGCGGTACGCGAACCCTCGACCTGGGACGCGATGCGTACCAGCATCACGGACACCACACCGGGTCCGCAGTCGGAGAACTACCCGCGCGACATCGCCGTCCGTGACAACTACATGCACGACAACGGGCAGTTCGAGAAGCAGACCTCGGGCGTCCAGATCTCGATGAGCCGTCGGGTCACCGTGGACGGCAACACCATCCACGACGGCCCGCGCGCCTGCGTCGACATCAACGACGGTACGTGGGGCGGCCACGTCATCGAGAACAACGACATCTTCAACTGCGTCAAGGAGACGTCCGACCACGGGCCGGTCAACGCCTGGGGACGCGACCGCTTCTGGCCGCTGGCCGCGGACGACGCCACGAAGAAGTCGTACGCCAAGCTCGACGCGGACACCACCGTCATCCGGCACAACCGGATCCGGCACTCCGAGCACTGGGACATCGATCTCGACGACGGCTCGTCGAACTTCCTGGTCGAGAACAACCTCCTGCTCAACGGCGGTGTCAAGCTCCGCGAAGGCTTCCACCGCACCGTCCGCAACAACATCTTCGTCAACGGCGGCGGGCACTTCCACGTCTGGTACGCCGACAGCGGTGACGTGGTGGAGAAGAACCTCTTCATCACCGGCGACCCCTACGACCTGATCCAGGTCGACATGGCGCGCAGCAGGCCCCGCATCGACAACAACCTCTTCTGGAACGACGGCAAGGCCGTCCCCGACATCGACGCCACCTGGCGAGCGAAGGGGCTGGACACCCACTCGGTGGTCGCCGACCCGAAGTTCACCGGAACCAGCCCCTTCACCGACCGGGCCAAGCTCGACTACACCGTCGCCCCCGACTCCCCCGCCCTGGCCCTGGGCTTCACCAACATTCCGATGACCGGCTTCGGCAGGGCGGGCTCCCCGACTCCGCCTCCGCTGGAGTGGCGTCTGCCCGCCACCCAGGACACCATGGACGCGCTGTCCGAGCCGCTGTTGGGGGCGCGGATCACCCGGATCTACTCGGACGAGATCAAGTCGTCCACCGGCCTCACCGACACCGACGGGCTCTACGTGCAGAGTGCGCCCGACACCTCCGACGCCTACCGGCAGGGACTGCGGGGCAATGACGTCGTCCGGGAAATCGACGGCCGGCCCGTCACGGATCGCAACAGCTTCTGGACCGCCTGGAACAGTACGGCGCCCGGTGGCCAGGTGACCCTGAAGATCTGGCGCAACCAGGCCGCCACGCAGCTCACCCTGCGCCGTCCCGACGACGGCGAGCAGCTCAACAACACGTCCGGTGTGGTCTACGCCGGCTCCGGCTGGGACTGGAAGAACGCTTCCCGGGGCGGCGGGGGCGGCTACCTCGACGACGTCCACGCCACTCAGACACCGGGCGACTCCTTCGAGCTGGCCTTCAACGGCACGGCGATCGACGTCATCACCCAGGTCAACACCGACGAGGGCGAGGTGGACCTCTATCTGGACGGCGCACTCGTGGCCACGATCGACAACCACAACGACACCCGTGTCCATCAGAAGACCGTGTTCAGCACGTCGGGCCTCAGCCCTGGTGTGCACACGCTCAAGGGCGTCATGAAGACCGGTTCGTACTTCATCGTGGACAGCTTCAGGACGCGCTGA
- a CDS encoding MFS transporter codes for MDGDRRGWRQCLLAGAVFAVCMAGTTLPTPLYGLYQEKFGFSELMVTVVYAVYAFGVIGVLLLSGNASDVLGRRPVLLSGLGFAAASAVCFLCATGLEWLYAGRLLSGLSAGLFTGAATVYVLELAPQGGRSRATFVATAANMGGLGCGPLLAGVLSQYAAWPLYLPFLVHLALVAGSVAVLLWLPETVRERRPLSSVRPQRPGLPSQVRAVFGPAAIASFVGFALFGVFTSVSPAFMEQSLDVDNRAVTGLVVALAFFASTAGQLAVGRVGMARSLPLGCAGLLAGLALLAGALTWDLLVLVVLSALVGGCGQGLAFRGALSAVAGASPADRRAAVVSTLFVVAYAGISVPVIGVGVLSEPIGLEGAGLVFIACMAVLVTTAGVYLLGRPVRART; via the coding sequence ATGGACGGTGATCGCCGAGGGTGGCGCCAGTGTTTGCTCGCCGGGGCCGTGTTCGCCGTGTGTATGGCGGGGACCACGCTGCCGACCCCGCTCTACGGCCTCTATCAGGAGAAGTTCGGGTTCTCCGAACTCATGGTGACCGTCGTGTACGCCGTGTACGCCTTCGGGGTGATCGGCGTGCTGCTGCTGTCGGGCAATGCCTCGGACGTCCTGGGCCGGCGGCCGGTGCTGCTGTCGGGCCTGGGGTTCGCGGCGGCGAGCGCCGTCTGTTTCCTGTGCGCCACCGGGCTGGAGTGGCTGTACGCGGGGCGGCTGCTCTCGGGGCTGTCCGCCGGGCTGTTCACCGGGGCGGCCACGGTGTACGTCCTGGAGCTGGCACCGCAGGGCGGACGATCCCGGGCCACCTTCGTGGCGACCGCCGCGAACATGGGCGGCCTGGGCTGCGGCCCCTTGCTCGCCGGAGTGCTGTCGCAGTACGCGGCCTGGCCGCTGTACCTGCCGTTCCTCGTGCACCTCGCGCTGGTGGCGGGCTCGGTCGCCGTTCTGCTGTGGCTGCCGGAGACCGTACGCGAGCGGCGGCCGCTGAGCAGCGTACGGCCGCAGCGGCCCGGTCTGCCCTCCCAGGTGCGGGCGGTGTTCGGACCTGCCGCGATCGCCTCGTTCGTGGGGTTCGCGCTGTTCGGCGTGTTCACGTCTGTCAGCCCCGCGTTCATGGAGCAGTCCCTGGACGTCGACAACCGTGCCGTCACCGGACTGGTCGTCGCGCTCGCCTTCTTCGCCTCGACCGCCGGGCAGTTGGCGGTCGGCCGGGTCGGCATGGCGCGCTCCCTGCCGCTCGGCTGCGCCGGTCTCCTCGCCGGGCTCGCGCTGCTCGCGGGCGCCCTGACATGGGACCTGCTCGTACTGGTGGTGCTGAGCGCGCTCGTCGGCGGCTGCGGCCAGGGACTGGCCTTCCGGGGCGCCCTGTCCGCGGTGGCCGGGGCATCTCCCGCGGACCGCCGTGCCGCGGTCGTCTCCACGCTGTTCGTGGTCGCGTACGCGGGCATCTCGGTGCCGGTGATCGGGGTAGGGGTCCTTTCGGAGCCGATCGGGCTGGAGGGCGCCGGGCTGGTGTTCATCGCGTGCATGGCAGTCCTGGTCACGACCGCCGGTGTCTACCTGCTCGGGCGGCCGGTCCGGGCGAGGACGTGA
- a CDS encoding rhodanese-like domain-containing protein has translation MTTPTPTTVTSSQASARFAEFTVIDVRTPGEYAGGHLPGAHNVPLDRLDEASRALKDAGARTPLLVVCASGARSARGCAQLARLGIEAATLAGGTSGWAAAGHPVERPAGSRSTWPMDRQVRLAAGSLVLVGFLAGAVWPPAYWVSGAVGAGLVFSGVTNTCGMAALLAKLPHNRPPRNSTSFQETLARLAG, from the coding sequence GTGACCACCCCCACCCCCACCACCGTCACCTCCTCCCAGGCATCGGCCCGCTTCGCCGAGTTCACCGTCATCGACGTCCGCACCCCCGGGGAGTACGCCGGCGGACACCTTCCCGGCGCCCACAACGTCCCCCTGGACCGGCTGGACGAAGCCTCCCGTGCGCTGAAGGACGCAGGCGCCCGCACTCCCTTGCTGGTGGTCTGCGCCTCCGGGGCCCGCTCCGCCCGGGGATGCGCCCAGCTCGCGCGCCTGGGCATCGAGGCGGCGACCCTGGCCGGTGGCACCAGCGGCTGGGCGGCGGCGGGACACCCCGTGGAGCGGCCCGCCGGCTCCCGCTCCACCTGGCCCATGGACCGGCAGGTCCGCCTTGCCGCCGGCTCCCTGGTCCTCGTCGGTTTCCTGGCCGGTGCGGTCTGGCCGCCGGCGTACTGGGTCTCCGGGGCCGTCGGCGCCGGACTGGTGTTCTCCGGCGTGACCAACACCTGCGGGATGGCCGCCCTCCTGGCCAAGCTCCCCCACAACCGGCCTCCCAGGAACAGCACCTCCTTCCAGGAGACGCTGGCGCGCCTGGCCGGCTGA
- a CDS encoding metal-sensitive transcriptional regulator, with translation MELDMTADDLRSALNRLRRAQGQLAGVIRMIEEGRDCEDVVTQLAAVSRALDRAGFSIIATGLQQCMTSEDPEVRDSVQMRARLEKLFLSLA, from the coding sequence GTGGAACTCGATATGACGGCTGACGACCTCAGGTCGGCGCTGAACCGCCTGCGGCGCGCCCAAGGGCAGCTCGCCGGTGTGATCCGGATGATCGAGGAGGGGCGCGACTGCGAGGACGTCGTCACGCAGTTGGCCGCCGTCTCCCGGGCGCTGGACCGGGCCGGGTTCTCGATCATCGCGACCGGGCTGCAGCAGTGCATGACCAGCGAGGACCCGGAGGTGCGGGACTCCGTACAGATGCGGGCCCGGCTGGAGAAGCTCTTCCTCTCCCTCGCCTGA
- a CDS encoding sulfite exporter TauE/SafE family protein, which yields MTALLLALVAGALVGLALGSLGAGGSMLTVPALIYLLGFSPAEATTAGLVIVVVTSLAALVTHARAGAVNWRAGLLFAAAGVLPAAAAGLLSVHIPATVLTLAFAALAVLAAARMLSRTTPTGGGTVSAGRAAGAGAGLGAVTGFLGVGGGFLAVPALVGVLAVPMSAAVGTSLLVVVANALVALAARAATDVTLDWALIMPFIATAVLGAWDGKRLAAKFTPRTLQRVFGGLLLAVGVTMGVGALL from the coding sequence ATGACCGCTCTGCTGCTGGCGCTGGTCGCCGGTGCCCTGGTCGGCCTGGCGCTCGGATCGCTGGGTGCGGGCGGCAGCATGCTCACTGTCCCCGCCCTGATCTACCTGCTCGGCTTCAGCCCGGCCGAGGCGACGACGGCCGGCCTCGTCATCGTCGTCGTCACGTCGCTGGCCGCCCTCGTGACCCATGCGCGCGCGGGTGCGGTGAACTGGCGGGCGGGCCTGCTGTTCGCGGCTGCGGGAGTCCTTCCGGCAGCCGCGGCGGGACTGCTTTCCGTGCACATTCCCGCCACGGTGCTCACGCTCGCCTTCGCCGCCCTGGCCGTGCTGGCCGCGGCGCGCATGCTGAGCCGTACGACGCCGACAGGCGGCGGAACCGTCTCGGCGGGGCGGGCCGCGGGAGCGGGCGCCGGACTCGGGGCGGTCACCGGATTCCTCGGAGTCGGCGGCGGCTTCCTCGCCGTACCGGCCCTGGTCGGTGTCCTCGCCGTGCCGATGAGCGCGGCCGTCGGGACGAGCCTGCTGGTCGTCGTCGCCAACGCGCTCGTGGCCCTCGCCGCCCGGGCGGCCACCGATGTCACCCTGGACTGGGCTCTGATCATGCCCTTCATCGCGACGGCCGTCCTGGGGGCCTGGGACGGCAAGCGCCTGGCCGCGAAGTTCACGCCGCGCACACTCCAGCGCGTCTTCGGCGGCCTGCTGCTCGCCGTCGGCGTGACCATGGGTGTCGGTGCGCTGCTGTGA
- a CDS encoding MBL fold metallo-hydrolase, translating into MFFVDSLETEGLGNRSYLAGGARAAVVVDPPRDIDRVISAAAERGVRIVAVAETHVHNDYVTGGLELARLTGARYLVPAGASVAYERVAVADGDTEPVEDGLALLAVATPGHTPHHTSYVLQESGRAVAAFTGGSLLIGSVGRPDLVEPRLTEQLARAQHASAHRLAAELDDAVAVMPTHGFGSFCSSSQAGGEHSTIGAEKASNPALVQDVETFVADLLAGLDDVPAYYAHMGPANAAGPAPLDLTAPRQAEADEIARRLAAGEWVVDLRNRVAFAEGHVAGAFNFEVEGQLATYLAWMIPWGKPVTLLAQSAEDLARAQRELARVGIDRPAAAAVGGPSEWAAEGETLASFPRASFADLAAAPARGERPVVLDVRRDGERAGGWIEGSVHIPVHQVHQRLDEVPAGTVWVHCAGGMRAAIAASVLDAAGRDVVAVDDGFDSAASAGLTLLVPDRR; encoded by the coding sequence GTGTTCTTTGTCGACAGCCTGGAGACCGAGGGTCTGGGCAACCGCAGCTACCTGGCCGGGGGAGCCCGTGCCGCAGTGGTCGTGGACCCGCCCCGGGATATCGACCGGGTGATCTCCGCGGCGGCGGAGCGCGGTGTGCGGATCGTCGCGGTAGCCGAGACACACGTCCACAACGACTACGTGACCGGTGGCCTGGAACTGGCACGGCTGACGGGAGCGCGCTACCTGGTGCCCGCCGGGGCCTCGGTCGCGTACGAACGGGTGGCGGTGGCCGACGGCGACACCGAGCCCGTCGAGGACGGCCTCGCGCTGCTGGCGGTCGCGACGCCCGGGCACACGCCGCACCACACCTCCTACGTTCTCCAGGAGAGCGGGCGGGCGGTCGCCGCGTTCACCGGTGGTTCGCTGCTGATCGGCAGCGTGGGGCGCCCCGACCTGGTGGAGCCCCGGCTCACCGAGCAGCTGGCGCGCGCGCAGCACGCCTCCGCGCACCGCCTGGCCGCCGAGCTGGACGACGCGGTGGCCGTCATGCCGACGCATGGCTTCGGCAGCTTCTGTTCCTCCTCGCAGGCCGGCGGCGAGCACAGCACCATCGGCGCGGAGAAGGCGTCGAACCCCGCGCTGGTCCAGGACGTGGAGACGTTCGTGGCCGACCTGCTGGCCGGGCTCGACGATGTGCCCGCGTACTACGCGCACATGGGTCCGGCCAATGCCGCAGGCCCCGCGCCGCTGGACTTGACCGCGCCGCGCCAGGCCGAAGCCGACGAGATCGCGCGCCGTCTGGCCGCCGGTGAGTGGGTCGTCGACCTGCGCAATCGCGTCGCGTTCGCCGAAGGCCATGTCGCCGGGGCCTTCAACTTCGAAGTCGAGGGTCAGCTGGCGACGTACCTGGCCTGGATGATCCCGTGGGGCAAGCCCGTCACGCTCCTGGCGCAGAGTGCCGAGGACCTCGCGCGGGCCCAGCGGGAGCTGGCCCGGGTGGGCATCGACCGCCCGGCCGCCGCCGCTGTCGGGGGACCGTCGGAGTGGGCCGCCGAGGGGGAGACGCTCGCCTCCTTCCCGCGTGCGTCATTCGCCGACCTCGCTGCCGCGCCGGCGCGGGGTGAGCGGCCGGTGGTGCTGGACGTGCGCCGTGACGGAGAGCGGGCGGGCGGCTGGATCGAGGGCAGTGTCCACATTCCCGTTCACCAGGTCCACCAGCGCCTCGACGAGGTGCCCGCGGGCACGGTCTGGGTGCATTGCGCCGGTGGGATGCGCGCGGCCATCGCCGCCTCGGTGCTGGATGCGGCCGGACGTGACGTCGTCGCCGTCGACGACGGATTCGATTCCGCCGCAAGCGCGGGCCTGACGCTCCTCGTCCCCGACCGGCGCTGA